TCCGGCGCGGGCGCTTCGGATGGCGCCGGCGCGGACTCCGTTCGCGCCGTTTCCTCTCGATCCCCCTTCGCCTCTCGCTCCGCCCGATTCCAGAACACCACGAGGAGGAGGAGGAGAAGAAGGAGTGAGAAAGGAAGGAGAGAGAGACGGCGGCGCGGGCTTCTGGGCGAGCGGAGCTCGTCCGCGGTCCTCTCCGTGGGCACGGGCTCCGGAACGGCATGCGGGGCGCTTAGACGTTCCGGCTCGAGGGGCGGCTCGGCGGCCGGAGGAACCGGTTGGTCTCTCTCCGACTCGAGGGCGGGCGCGGGTAGCGGCTCGACCGCCGTCGGCGTGGGCATCGAGGGTTCGGACGCCCGCGGCGCGCGCTCCGGCTCGAGGGCGCGCCCCGCTACGACCGGTTCGATCGCCGCCCCCTCCTCTCCAAGCGGCACCCAGATCCCGATGGTCGACCCGGCGACGAGCAGCCGGCCCCGCTCTTCCTTCCCGATGAGCGCGAGATGGGCTCCCTCCTCCGCGCGACTCGCCTCGAGAAACGCGAGCCCCCGAAGCGAGCCCGATTCGTGCGTCTCGTAGCCGCTCCCGCCGATCAGGCGGTTCTCCTCGCCGGCCAAGAGGAGGAGGATGTCCCCTTGCCGAAAGAGGTGGAGCTCCTCGTCCACCGGATCGACGATCGCGACCGCGAGAGAGAGATCGCCGGTCGCCCGCTCCTCGGCGGTGCGCGACGCCTCCTCGATCGCGTGGCGGATCGTGTCGGCCAGCTTCTCGCGAGGGGTGAGAAACGGCGGTCCCGAGTAGAAGCGCGCGACGAGGTCCTGGAAGAGGCGTTGGGCGGCGGGTGGTCCGCTCCCCGAGCGGTCCGCCGGTTTCAGAAAGATGTGAAGCGAGGGGACGGGACGTCCGGGCGCGCTCCCGTCGTACGTGAGCGCATCCCATCGGATCCGATCGTCCGTCACCCTTCTCCTCCGTTCGCATCCTCCGGCCGCCGGGCGCAGGCTATCCCAGCGCGAGAGGGAATTCAACCACCTTCCGGAAGTGCTTCGACGAAGAGTAGACCGCCCGCGCCTCGATGCGCGCCCGGTAGCGCCCGGGCGGAAGCGTCTCCCCCGCGTCGTCCCGCCCGTCCCAAACGACGGACCGCTCGCCGGCCGGAAAGAAGCGCCCCTCGGCGATCGTTCGGACTGTGCGTCCCGCGTCGTTCTGGATCGCGACCGCGACCTCCGCCCTCTCGGTGAGAAAGAAGCGGATCTTTCCCGACGAGCGAAAGACGACCGGGTCCGCGCGATAGTCGACGACGTCGACCCCCACCCAGTAGTACTGCGCACCGGTCCTTTCGGAGATAAAGAACTGCCCGAAGCGCCGCCAGACCGTGATGCCGAAGGGCGCCCGGAATTCGGCGTCCCCTGACCCTTCACGTCCAAAGGAAGTGAGGAGCTCGAGATCCGGCGTCAGCTTATGAATCGCGTGGTTCGCTTCGTCCGTTAGGTAGATCTGGTGATGGTAGTCGATCGCGACGCCGCGGAAGCGCCCGTTTGGGATCCTCAGCTCCGCCGCGGTCGCGCGAGCGATCGGGGTTCCATCCGGACGGAGCTTCCAGACGCGCGTCCCTTCCCCGTCGATCACGACGACGAACTCGTCCGGACGGCACGACCAGCGCTCCTCCCGGTCGAGCACGGCGATCGCCTCCGGGTCCGACAAGAAGTCCTCCCCGAACGCGCGGATTCCGTTCCCCATCCGGTCGAGCACCGCCACGCGGTCGTTCCCGGCGTCGGCGACGTAGAGGTCGCCGTTCGTCGCGAGCGCGACCCCTTTCGGGGAGCGAAATGGCGTGGGATCGCCCAGCGGTTCGGAGAGCGGGCCGAGCTCGTTCAGCTTTCCCGCGCGGTAGCGGAGGCGCACGATCCGGTGGTTCCCCGTGTCGGCGACGTAGACATCCCCGGCGGGGCTCGCGGCGATCCCCCACGGATCGAGAAGCTCTCCCGCCCCGCTCCCCTTCTTCCCGTACGAGGCGAGGGTTGTTTCGGACGAGTTGTAGATGACGCAGTGCTCGCCCGCGTTCACGCCGAAGACGGTCAGCTCATCGTCGTCGCCGGTCTTCTCCGGGTTGTCCCGCTCGATCAGCTTGACGGCGGCGACTCCGCGCGGATCTCGAAACCGATGCCGGTTCCCTGTGAAGAGGCGCAGGTGGAAATCGTTGACGTGGTGAAGACCGAGGTCGTGCTTGAAGGTCGGGTAGACGAGCGTGGTCGGCTCGTATGAGGCGGCCAGAGCGGCGACCGCGGCCGCGAGAACGAGAAGGGCGGCGGGCCTAACCTGAGAACCCACGGGTCGCGATCTCGTCGTAGATGGCCCTGCAGATCCAATAGCCGGAGAGGATCCGCTTCACGTACGTTCGGGTCTCGCTGAACGTGATCTTCTCCACGTAGCGGTCGGGACCTTCGTCCCCCGCGGCGGCGACCCACGTGTCCGCGCTCCCCTCCCCCGCGTTGTAAGCGCTCGCCGCGACGACCGCGTCCCCCCCGTAACGGCGAAGGAGCGAACGGAGGTACCAGACCCCGTATCGGATGTTCCGCTCCGGCTCGTCGAGCCGCTCCGCCCGGAACGAGTCCCCCTCGCCGAGGCTTCGCGCGATGTGCTTCCCGGTCGAGGGGAGGATCTGCATGAGGCCGCGCGCCCCCGCCGAGGAGACCGCGTTCGGCTGGAACCAGCTCTCTTGACGCATCAAGGACAAAACGAAGAAAGGATCGATCTCCTCCCACTTCGCGCACTCCGCGGCGATGAGATCGAGGTAGGCGGGCGGATAGATGAGCGCGAGAAGGTGCGGGAAGACCGAATCCGCCCCCGCCCGTTCCGCGAGAGCCTGAATCCGCCGGCCGCAGCGGATCAGCTCGTCGAAGAGGGCGAGCCGGCGGCAGGCGCGCGCGAGATCGAGGAGCCCTTCCGGGTCGTCCTCGAGGCTCTTGCGGAGCGAGGCGGCCTCGCGGCGCGCCTCCTCACCTTCCGCGAGAGAGGCGTAGAGCGCGAGCCGGCCGAAGTCGAGTCCCGCGGTTCCGCTTCGGCGCGGGCTCCACTCGCGGATCCACGCGCGCATCGGGTCGTCTCTCTCGGCCGCTTCCGCGATCCGCGAGGGGGAGAGGATCACCGTCTTTCCGAGCTTCGAGGCGGCGCGGAGCCCGTAGTACGTTTCGGGATGCTTCTCCGCGAGCTCCCGAAACGCGCTCTCCGCGCGCGCCGAATCGCCGAGCCGCCCCGCGAGGTCGGCGACCCAGTAGAGCGCCTCGACCCGGTCGCTCCCCGAGACCCCGCCGCGGAGATGCTCCTCGACGATCGCGCGCGCCTCCCGGGTCCTGCCGAGCGCATCGAGGGAGAGCGCCTCCTGGAGGGGGGCGCGCGCCGCGTACTCGCTCTCCGGAAACAGGACGCGGACCTCGCGAAACGCTTTCGCCGCCTCCTCGTGATGGCGGAGGAGCTTGCGTCGCCAGGCGACCTCCCACTGCGCCTCCGGCGCGAGGCTGCTCGTCGGGAAGCGTCTCGCGTACGCCGTGTACGCCTCGATCGACGAGGTCCATTCCCCCATCTTGCGGAAGGAGCGCGCCCGGTAGAGAAGGGCGGTCCGCGCCGTCTCCCCCGAGCCCGCGGCGAGGGGATCGAGCACGCGGAGGGCGGAGCGGTACCGTTCCGCTTGATAGTGAACCTTTCCCGTTTCAAGTAATGCCTCGAGACGGAGCGGATCGGGCTCGGGGCGATCGAGGAGCGGGCGAAGGAGCTGGATCGCCTCGTCGGTCCTCCCCGCGCGCGCCGCCGCTCGTGCGCCGAGGAGAGGAAGGCGCGGATCGTGCGGGATCGTCCCCGCGGTCTCCATCCGCCGAAGGGCGCGGAACGATTCGAGCGCGCGCGGATGCTCGGGCCACTCCTCGAGGAGTCGCCGGTGGAGAGACGCGGCCGCGGCGGCCCGTCCGGTCTCGCGCTCCGCCTCGGCTGTGCGGTAGATGAGCTCTCGATGCTTCAAGCTTTCGTAGCCGGCGCCGTACTCGCGGAGGAGGAGCGGGAGCGCCTTTTCCGGCTCCTTTCGGCGAAAGAGGGCGAGCGCCGCCTCCTCTAGCGCGTCGATCCGAAAGCGGCCCGACGGCTCGGCCGCGATCTCGAGAAGGAGCGGGATCCCGTAATCCGCCTCGGGAAGGGAGCGGAGCGCTTCCGCGCGACGGAAACGGACGAGATCGCGGTCGGCCGCGCCGAGATCTTCCGCCGCGCGGAGAAGGTGCGACGCCTCCCGGTTCTTTCCGGAGCGGAGCGCGACGATGCCGGCGAGAAGGGTCCCTTCGGCGTCGCCCGGGTCCGGGTCGCCGAGAAGCTCGAGCGCGCGCGCGGAGCGGCCGGTGCGGAGGGCGAGCGATGCGATCCTCTTCTCCTCGGCGGCCCGCGCCTCGCCTTCCGGCGGTCTCTCGCGGAGCCTCGCCTCGCGGAGCGCGTACTCCTTCTCGGTCCAGCCCATCTCCTCGCAGAGGGCGATCATCGCGTCGATCTCGCCGCTTCTCTCGCGGACGAGCGTCTCCGGCGGATCGAGAAGCCAGTCGACCGGCTCGCTCGGGATATCAGGGGCCGCGAACGCCGCCGAGGCGAAAAGAAAGAGGAGCGCGGCGATCGGCGCGCGCGCGCGCGCACGCGAGCCTCCTTCGGCACGATCTCTCCTTTGTCTTCTCGGCATCGCTACTCCCATTCGATCGTCGCGGGGGGTTTCGAGCTCAGGTCGTACACGACCCGGTTCACCCCCTTCACGCTGTTCAGGATCCGCGTCGCGATCCGCGCGAGAAGGTCGTGCGGGAGGCGCGCCCAGTCCGCGGTCATCCCGTCCCTCGAGGTGACCGCGCGAAGGGCGACGACCTGCTCGTACGTGCGGCTGTCCCCCATCACGCCGACCGACGAGACGGGAAGAAGCACGGCGAACGCCTGCCAGACGCGATCGTACTCGCCCGAATCCTTCAGTTCACGGATAAAGAGATCGTCGCACGCGCGAAGGGTTTCGAGAGCGGCGCGCGTGACCGGCCCGAGGATCCGGACCGCAAGCCCGGGCCCGGGGAACGGGTGGCGCCCGAGAAGCGTCTCGGGGATGTCGAGGGCGCGCCCGAGTGCGCGCACTTCATCCTTGAAGAGCTCCCGGAGCGGCTCGACGAGCGCGAGGCGGAGCGTCTCTGGCAGGCCGCCGACGTTGTGGTGCGTCTTGATTTTGGCCGACGGCCCCTCGGTGGAGACCGACTCGATGACGTCCGGGTAGAGGGTCCCTTGCGCGAGCAAGCGGACGCGCGGCCACTCCCCCGCGCGCTCTTGGAAGAGATCGACGAACGTCCGTCCGATGATCCGGCGCTTCTCCTCGGGATCGGAGACCCCTTGGAGCCGCGCGAGGAAGCGCTCTTCCCCGTCGATCACCTCGAGCGGAAGACGAAGCTCCTCGCGGAACGCGCGGATCACCCACTCCCTCTCTCCTTTCCGGAGAAGGCCGTTGTCGACGAAGACCGCGCGGAGCCGGTCTCCGACCGCGCGATGGACGAGGCGCGCCATCACGGTCGAATCGACGCCGCCGCTCACCGCCGTGAGGACCTCGGCATCCTCGACCTTCTCGCGGATCTCCGCGATCGCGCGCTCGGCGACGTGCTCCGCCGTCCAATCCCCGCGGCATCCGCACACGCGGAAGAGAAAGTTCCGGAGGATCCTCTCTCCCTCTTCGGTATGAATCACCTCGGGGTGGAACTGAACGCCGTGGCGCCGCGCTTCTCGATCCGCGATCGCCGCGTAGGGGATGTCGGCGGTGCGCGCGACGGCGCGCGTCCCCTCGGGGAGGCGGACGGCGCGGTCCCCGTGGCTCATCCAGACGCGCGACGGGCTCTTCACCCCCTCGAGAAGCGCGCAAGGTTCCGTCCGTTCGAGGTCGGCCGGCCCGTATTCCCTCTCCTCTCCTCCGGCGACCTCGCCGCCGGCGGCGTGCACGAGAAGCTGCATGCCGTAGCAGATGCCGAGCACGGGGCCTTCGTAGCGCGAGAACCACTCGGGAAGACGCGGGGCGTTCTTGTCGAACACAGAAGAAGGCCCGCCCGAGAGGACGATTCCGCGGAGCGTGTCGTCGAGGAGAAGCTCCTCGCCCGCGCGCGAGGGGGCGAGGATGCGGCAGAAGACGCTCGCCTCGCGGATCCGCCTCGCGATGAGCTGGGTGGTTTGCGAGCCGAAGTCGAGGACGAGAACCCACTCGCGCGCCTGCACGTTCCCCTCCGTTTCTAGCCGACTTAGTGCCGGAAATGCCGGGCGCCGGTGAGGATCATCGCCGCGCCGAGGCGGTTCGCGGCGGCGACGACCTCCTCGTCGCGGATCGATCCCCCCGGCTGGACGAACACGGCGATCCCCGCCTCGCGCGCCCGCTCGAGACTGTCCGGGAAGGGGAAGAAGCCGTCCGAGGCGAGGACGGCGCCCTTCGTCTCGATCCCGGCGCGCCGCGCCTTCTCGATCGCGAGGAGGGTCGAGTCGACGCGGCTCATCTGCCCGGCGCCGATCCCGATCGTTCTCTCTCCGCGCGCCAGAACGATCGCGTTCGAGCGGACGTGCTTGGCTGTTCGCCAGGCGAAGCGCGCGTCCCGCGTCTCTTCCTCCGCCGGCTTCCGCTCGGTGACGACGCGCCACGTCTCTTCATTGAGTGGTAAACGATCGAGGTCTTGAACGAGGAAGCCGTCGACGAGGAGGCGGACTTCTCGTCCGGGACCTTGCGACGGGTTCGCAAAGACGCGCACGAGGCGGAGGTTCTTCTTCTTCGCGAGGATGCGGAGCGCCTCCGGCTCGAAGTCGGGGGCGAGAACGACCTCGAGGAAGATCTTCTCCCATTCGGAGGCGAGCGCTTCCCCGACCGGCGCGTTCACCGCGACGATCCCTCCGAACGCGGAGAGCGGGTCGGTCGAGAAGGCGGCGCGGAAGGCGGCGGGCGCGTCAACGCCGAGGGCGGCGCCGCAAGGGTTTCCGTGCTTCACGATCACCGCCGCGGGCGATTCGAACTCGAGAAGGAGCCGCCAGGCGGCGTCGGCGTCGGCAAGGTTGTTGTACGAGAGCTCCTTTCCCTGGAGCGCCTCGAAGCGGTGGGAGGAACCGGCCCTTTCGTACCAGGCGGCCGTCTGGTGCGGGTTTTCGCCGTAGCGGAGCGCCTGCCGGAGCGATCCGGCGAGGTGGAACGGATCGGGAAGCGCGCCGTGCGCGTCCCGCTCGAACCAAGCAAGGATCCGCTCGTCGTAGTCGGCGACATAGCGGAACGCGCGGGCCGCGAGCGCGCGGCGCTCGGCGAGGGGAACCCCCTCGTCCGAGCGGAGGCGCGCGAGGAACGGCTCGTACTGGTCCGGGTGGAAGAGGACGGCGACGTCCTCGAAGTTCTTCGCCGCCGCCCGGAGAAGCGAGGGTCCTCCGATGTCGATCGACTCGACGATCTCTTCCTCCGTGGCGCCCCCGCGCGCGATCGTCTCGGCGAACGGGTAGAAGTTCACGAGCACGAGATCGATCGGCGGGATGCCGAAGACCTCCATCTCCTCTCGATCGGAGGCGACGCCGCGCCGGGCGAGGATCCCGCCGAAGAGGAGCGGATGGAGCGTGCGCACCCGCCCGCCGAGCATCTCGGGGAAACCGCTCACCTCGCGAATCTCGCGCACCTCGATTCCCGCCTCTCGGAGATGCGCGGCCGTTCCTCCGGTCGAGAGGATCTCCGCACCCGCCGAAGCGAGCGCGGAGGCGAAGGGGACGAGGCCTCTCTTGTCGGAAACCGAGACGATCGCGCGCCGGATCCGCCGCATCGATTCCATGCGCACCTTCTTCCTTTCCGCACGTGCGGCGGGGATCCGCCGCGCGGCCGCCGGACGCCTCGCGCCCTCGATCGTTAGCTCGTTAAGATCTCAAGGATCTCGCGATAGCGCCGGATCGTCGCCTCCACCACATCGGGCGGAAGCGCGGGGGCGGGCTCCTCCCCGCTCCAGGAGATCCCGAGAAGGTGCTCGCGCACGAACTGCTTGTCGAAGCTCTCCTGCGCTTCCCCCGGACGGTAGCCCGCCGCCTTCCAGAAGCGCGAGGAGTCGGGCGTGAGCGCCTCGTCGACGAGATGGATCGCCCCGTCGATCCTGGCGAACTCGAACTTCGTGTCGGCGAGAAGGATTCCGCGCGCCTCCGCGTGGGCGGTCGCCTCGCGAAAGAGGGCAAGGGAACGATCGCGAAGCGCGCGCGCCGTCTCCTTCCCGAGCGCGTTCTCCATATCGCCGAGGGAAACCGGGAGGTCGTGCGTCCCCTCCGCCTTCGTGCTCGGCGTGAAGATCGGCTCGGGGAGCTTGTCCGAGAGCCGGAGTCCGCGCGGGAGCGAAACGCCGGAGATCGTTCCCGACGCCCGGTACTCCTTCCATCCCGATCCGGCGAGATACCCGCGCACGACGCACTCGAATGGGAAGACCTCTCCGCGGCGCACGAGCATCGACCGCCCTTCGAGCGCCTCGCGCT
Above is a window of Candidatus Eisenbacteria bacterium DNA encoding:
- a CDS encoding PQQ-binding-like beta-propeller repeat protein, whose translation is MTDDRIRWDALTYDGSAPGRPVPSLHIFLKPADRSGSGPPAAQRLFQDLVARFYSGPPFLTPREKLADTIRHAIEEASRTAEERATGDLSLAVAIVDPVDEELHLFRQGDILLLLAGEENRLIGGSGYETHESGSLRGLAFLEASRAEEGAHLALIGKEERGRLLVAGSTIGIWVPLGEEGAAIEPVVAGRALEPERAPRASEPSMPTPTAVEPLPAPALESERDQPVPPAAEPPLEPERLSAPHAVPEPVPTERTADELRSPRSPRRRLSLLPFSLLLLLLLLVVFWNRAEREAKGDREETARTESAPAPSEAPAPEAAPVREPPPAPAGTPAWSFRAGGAITSSPHVSGDRVFFGCRDG
- a CDS encoding transglycosylase SLT domain-containing protein; amino-acid sequence: MPRRQRRDRAEGGSRARARAPIAALLFLFASAAFAAPDIPSEPVDWLLDPPETLVRERSGEIDAMIALCEEMGWTEKEYALREARLRERPPEGEARAAEEKRIASLALRTGRSARALELLGDPDPGDAEGTLLAGIVALRSGKNREASHLLRAAEDLGAADRDLVRFRRAEALRSLPEADYGIPLLLEIAAEPSGRFRIDALEEAALALFRRKEPEKALPLLLREYGAGYESLKHRELIYRTAEAERETGRAAAAASLHRRLLEEWPEHPRALESFRALRRMETAGTIPHDPRLPLLGARAAARAGRTDEAIQLLRPLLDRPEPDPLRLEALLETGKVHYQAERYRSALRVLDPLAAGSGETARTALLYRARSFRKMGEWTSSIEAYTAYARRFPTSSLAPEAQWEVAWRRKLLRHHEEAAKAFREVRVLFPESEYAARAPLQEALSLDALGRTREARAIVEEHLRGGVSGSDRVEALYWVADLAGRLGDSARAESAFRELAEKHPETYYGLRAASKLGKTVILSPSRIAEAAERDDPMRAWIREWSPRRSGTAGLDFGRLALYASLAEGEEARREAASLRKSLEDDPEGLLDLARACRRLALFDELIRCGRRIQALAERAGADSVFPHLLALIYPPAYLDLIAAECAKWEEIDPFFVLSLMRQESWFQPNAVSSAGARGLMQILPSTGKHIARSLGEGDSFRAERLDEPERNIRYGVWYLRSLLRRYGGDAVVAASAYNAGEGSADTWVAAAGDEGPDRYVEKITFSETRTYVKRILSGYWICRAIYDEIATRGFSG
- the guaA gene encoding glutamine-hydrolyzing GMP synthase, encoding MQAREWVLVLDFGSQTTQLIARRIREASVFCRILAPSRAGEELLLDDTLRGIVLSGGPSSVFDKNAPRLPEWFSRYEGPVLGICYGMQLLVHAAGGEVAGGEEREYGPADLERTEPCALLEGVKSPSRVWMSHGDRAVRLPEGTRAVARTADIPYAAIADREARRHGVQFHPEVIHTEEGERILRNFLFRVCGCRGDWTAEHVAERAIAEIREKVEDAEVLTAVSGGVDSTVMARLVHRAVGDRLRAVFVDNGLLRKGEREWVIRAFREELRLPLEVIDGEERFLARLQGVSDPEEKRRIIGRTFVDLFQERAGEWPRVRLLAQGTLYPDVIESVSTEGPSAKIKTHHNVGGLPETLRLALVEPLRELFKDEVRALGRALDIPETLLGRHPFPGPGLAVRILGPVTRAALETLRACDDLFIRELKDSGEYDRVWQAFAVLLPVSSVGVMGDSRTYEQVVALRAVTSRDGMTADWARLPHDLLARIATRILNSVKGVNRVVYDLSSKPPATIEWE
- the purH gene encoding bifunctional phosphoribosylaminoimidazolecarboxamide formyltransferase/IMP cyclohydrolase; this translates as MRRIRRAIVSVSDKRGLVPFASALASAGAEILSTGGTAAHLREAGIEVREIREVSGFPEMLGGRVRTLHPLLFGGILARRGVASDREEMEVFGIPPIDLVLVNFYPFAETIARGGATEEEIVESIDIGGPSLLRAAAKNFEDVAVLFHPDQYEPFLARLRSDEGVPLAERRALAARAFRYVADYDERILAWFERDAHGALPDPFHLAGSLRQALRYGENPHQTAAWYERAGSSHRFEALQGKELSYNNLADADAAWRLLLEFESPAAVIVKHGNPCGAALGVDAPAAFRAAFSTDPLSAFGGIVAVNAPVGEALASEWEKIFLEVVLAPDFEPEALRILAKKKNLRLVRVFANPSQGPGREVRLLVDGFLVQDLDRLPLNEETWRVVTERKPAEEETRDARFAWRTAKHVRSNAIVLARGERTIGIGAGQMSRVDSTLLAIEKARRAGIETKGAVLASDGFFPFPDSLERAREAGIAVFVQPGGSIRDEEVVAAANRLGAAMILTGARHFRH
- a CDS encoding phosphoribosylaminoimidazolesuccinocarboxamide synthase, which translates into the protein MVAGREPDRSGKVRDLFYLGDRILIVTSDRISAFDRVLPTRIPGKGKVLNTISAFWFDRLAAIVPNHKISTDPSEYPEPFRGEREALEGRSMLVRRGEVFPFECVVRGYLAGSGWKEYRASGTISGVSLPRGLRLSDKLPEPIFTPSTKAEGTHDLPVSLGDMENALGKETARALRDRSLALFREATAHAEARGILLADTKFEFARIDGAIHLVDEALTPDSSRFWKAAGYRPGEAQESFDKQFVREHLLGISWSGEEPAPALPPDVVEATIRRYREILEILTS